In Brachypodium distachyon strain Bd21 chromosome 2, Brachypodium_distachyon_v3.0, whole genome shotgun sequence, one genomic interval encodes:
- the LOC100833793 gene encoding ER membrane protein complex subunit 6, protein MAAAGGTSSDEAPIIQAENLTSNVRSILYSRTFLSIIGGVVAGIWGFTGLTGFIFYFLIMMVASLGLLAKSKFSVHTYFDSWSRILVEGVFGGLMSFVLFWTFAYDIVHIF, encoded by the exons atggcggcggccggcggcactTCCTCCGACGAGGCCCCCATCATCCAGGCGGAGAACCTCACCAGCAACGTCAGGTCCATCCTCTACAG TCGGACATTCTTGTCGATCATTGGTGGAGTTGTTGCCGGTATATGGGGATTCACGGGTCTGACGGGTTTCATCTTCTACTTTCTGATAATGATGGTAGCATCTCTAGGACTCTTGGCAAAGTCAAAGTTTTCAGTCCACACATACTTTGATAGTTGGAGCAGGATTTTAGTTGAAGGAGTTTTTGGCGGCCTTATG TCCTTCGTGCTGTTCTGGAC ATTTGCATACGATATCGTCCACATCTTCTGA
- the LOC100834606 gene encoding protein DETOXIFICATION 14, protein MAAQDGRARGAMEDSSAPLLLPLPQGVGGGGGEQAEAVKEGRCRGRWWSAEEGRKVAHVALPMAAVSVAQYAVQLASNMMVGHLPGGGVLPLSASAIATSLASVSGFSLLIGMASGLETLCGQAYGAEQYGKLGVQTYRAIVTLTAVSIPISLLWVFMGKLLNIIGQDPLISQEAGRYIIWLIPGLFAYAVSQPLTKFLQSQSLIIPMLWSSIATLVLHIPLSWLLVFKTSLGFIGAALAISISYWLNVFMLVGYIRCSTSCKETFSPPTLDAFSGVGVFMRLALPSALMLCFEWWSFEVIILLSGLLPNPELQTSVLSICMTTVTLMYTIAYGLGAAASTRVANELGAGNPEGARLAVRVIMLIAVTEAALITGTLLASQHILGYAYSTDKEVVEYVNAMVPFVCISVASDSLQGVLSGIARGCGWQHLGAYVNLGSFYLFGIPMSLLLGFGLKMGGKGLWMGISSGSLVQFILLATIVFFSNWQKMSDKAREGVFSGTQAKERLMSDGTIAV, encoded by the exons ATGGCGGCGCAGgacgggcgcgcgcgcggtgcCATGGAGGATTCGagcgcgccgctgctgctgccgcttccCCAGggcgtgggaggaggaggaggagagcaggcggaggcggtgaaggagggccgctgccggggccgGTGGTggtcggcggaggagggcaGGAAGGTGGCGCACGTGGCGCTGCCGATGGCGGCGGTGAGCGTGGCGCAGTACGCGGTGCAGCTGGCGTCCAACATGATGGTGGGCCACCtccccggcggcggggtgCTGCCtctctccgcctccgccatcgCCACCTCCCTCGCCTCCGTCTCCGGATTCAGCCTCCTC ATTGGAATGGCAAGCGGATTAGAAACTCTATGCGGCCAAGCTTACGGGGCAGAGCAATACGGCAAATTGGGGGTGCAGACCTACAGGGCTATAGTCACGCTTACAGCTGTGAGCATTCCAATCTCACTTCTATGGGTATTCATGGGAAAACTCCTGAACATCATAGGACAAGACCCCTTGATCTCACAGGAAGCTGGAAGATACATAATCTGGTTGATTCCAGGGCTCTTTGCATACGCAGTCAGCCAGCCACTGACGAAGTTTCTGCAGTCTCAAAGCCTAATAATTCCCATGCTTTGGTCCTCCATTGCAACATTGGTCTTGCACATTCCTCTTTCTTGGTTATTAGTGTTCAAGACCAGCCTGGGTTTTATTGGAGCAGCTTTGGCAATAAGCATATCATACTggttgaatgtatttatgcttGTTGGATACATCAGATGCTCAACTTCTTGTAAGGAGACCTTCTCACCTCCTACGCTCGATGCGTTCAGTGGAGTGGGTGTGTTCATGCGCCTAGCTCTGCCATCTGCACTAATGTTATG TTTTGAATGGTGGTCATTTGAGGTCATTATACTTCTATCTGGGCTTCTACCAAACCCAGAGCTGCAGACTTCAGTTCTTTCAATATG catgaCTACTGTCACACTGATGTACACTATAGCATATGGGCTTGGTGCTGCTGCAAG CACTCGAGTAGCAAATGAATTAGGTGCCGGGAATCCTGAAGGTGCTCGATTGGCTGTCCGTGTTATCATGTTGATTGCTGTAACTGAGGCAGCTCTTATCACTGGGACACTGTTGGCATCCCAGCACATCTTGGGCTATGCATACAGCACTGATAAGGAGGTTGTCGAGTATGTCAATGCCATGGTTCCCTTTGTGTGCATCTCAGTTGCTTCAGATAGCCTACAAGGAGTTCTCTCAG GTATCGCGCGAGGGTGTGGGTGGCAGCACCTTGGTGCCTACGTTAACCTCGGCTCGTTTTATCTTTTCGGGATTCCAATGTCTCTCCTTCTCGGGTTTGGTCTGAAGATGGGAGGGAAAGGACTTTGGATGGGCATTTCCTCCGGTTCCCTTGTGCAATTCATACTCCTCGCTACCATAGTATTCTTCAGCAACTGGCAAAAGATG TCTGATAAAGCCAGGGAGGGAGTTTTCAGCGGAACTCAAGCGAAGGAACGTTTAATGTCTGATGGAACTATTGCAGTCTGA
- the LOC100833489 gene encoding CDP-diacylglycerol--serine O-phosphatidyltransferase 2 isoform X1, producing MEPPPKQRAARHGDERRRPSLAAAAAADDAVSAAAEEYDPWTAWLYKPRTISVLLVGACLLIWASGALDPEGASSHTSVTSVKRGVWAMIAVFLAYCTLQAPSTILIRPHPAVWRLVHGLAVVYLVALTFLLFQNRDDARQFMKHLYPDLGVELPERSYGADCRLYVPENPKNKFINIYDTLFDEFVVAHVLGWWGKAVMIRNQSLLWVLSIGFELMELTFRHMLPNFNECWWDSIILDILICNWFGIWAGMHTVRYFDGKTYEWVGLSRQPSIMAKLSILSLSQIVQVKRSLSQFTPAQWDKDQWQPFMGPLRFVQVLFLCVVFMMVELNTFFLKFCLWIPPRNPLVVYRLILWWLIAIPTIREYNSYLQDRKPVKKVGAFCWLSVAICIVELLICMKFGHGLFHDQMPTWLVIFWSSAGIALVIFLLAWSWRNHQKFRRKML from the exons AtggagccgccgccgaagcAGAGGGCGGCGAGGCACGGCGACGAGAGGAGGCGGCCttcgctggcggcggcggcggcggcggatgacGCCgtttccgccgccgctgaggaGTACGACCCCTGGACGGCCTGGCTCTACAAGCCGCGCACCATCTCCGTGCTCCTCGTCGGCGCCTGCCTTCTCAT CTGGGCAAGTGGAGCTCTAGATCCAGAGGGCGCTTCCTCTCACACCAGCGTGACATCTGTTAAGAG GGGTGTCTGGGCTATGATTGCGGTCTTCCTTGCCTACTGCACACTCCAAGCACCATCAAC GATACTTATTAGGCCCCATCCTGCTGTTTGGCGTCTGGTGCATGGGCTGGCGGTTGTTTACCTTGTTGCTCTtacatttcttcttttccag AACCGTGACGATGCTCGGCAGTTCATGAAACACCTTTACCCTGATCTTGGAGTCG AATTACCGGAGAGATCCTATGGAGCTGATTGCCGTCTGTATGTTCCAGAAAACCCTAAAAACAAGTTCATAAATATTTAT GACACATTGTTTGATGAATTTGTTGTGGCCCATGTCTTGGGTTGGTGGGGAAAGGCTGTAATGATACGAAACCAATCCCTCCTATGGGTCTTGTCAATTGGCTTTGAGCTAATGGAG CTTACGTTCCGACATATGTTGCCAAACTTTAATGAGTGTTGGTGGGATAGTATTATCTTGGACATCTTGATCTGCAATTGGTTTG GTATTTGGGCGGGAATGCACACGGTCCGTTACTTTGATGGTAAAACGTATGAATGGGTTGGACTGAGCCGACAGCCCAGCATCATGG CGAAGTTGTCGATATTGTCCTTATCACAAATAGTCCAG GTGAAAAGATCATTGAGCCAGTTCACTCCGGCACAGTGGGACAAGGATCAATGGCAGCCCTTCATGGGGCCGCTACGGTTCGTCCAAGTGCTGTTCCTCTGCGTCGTTTTCATGATGGTGGAGCTCAACACATTTTTCCTCAAATTCTGCCTCTGGATCCCTCCAAGGAATCCCTTGGTTGTGTACAGATTGATCCTTTGGTGGCTGATTGCTATTCCGACCATCCGCGAGTACAACTCCTACTTGCAAGACAG GAAACCAGTGAAGAAGGTTGGTGCCTTCTGCTGGCTCTCTGTAGCCATATGCATAGTGGAGCTTCTTATCTGTATGAAGTTTGGGCATG GACTGTTCCATGATCAAATGCCTACTTGGCTTGTCATTTTCTGGAGCTCAGCCGGGATAGCCCTCGTGATTTTCTTGCTTGCTTGGTCATGGAGGAACCACCAGAAATTCCGGAGAAAGATGCTCTAA
- the LOC100844971 gene encoding transcription factor RAX1: protein MGRAPCCDKASVKRGPWSPEEDEQLRRYVRAHGIGGNWIALPHKAGLKRCGKSCRLRWLNYLRPDIRHGGYTAEEDRVICSLYGSIGSRWSIIASKLPGRTDNDVKNYWNTKLKKKAVAMGMQHATGGSAFSAPHSQCALSPAASGSSSSTVDTTSSSAGGDIFFAAAMDQQPWPPQGLLTHFHAQSEPPAPVLPSPDTVALDVVSGAAGDWAHGPMDNVDVFLPELGGTGEQSLLFPYGELLFSGLLLQADQDQCKAAAVGVGGGVEHLSASTCSYFFPNSNMAEITYN, encoded by the exons ATGGGGCGCGCGCCGTGCTGCGACAAGGCGAGCGTGAAGCGCGGGCCGtggtcgccggaggaggacgagcagcTCCGGCGCTACGTCCGCGCCCATGGCATCGGCGGCAACTGGATCGCCCTGCCGCACAAAGCCG GGCTGAAGCGGTGCGGCAAGAGCTGCCGGCTGCGGTGGCTGAACTACCTGCGGCCGGACATCAGGCACGGCGGGTACACGGCCGAGGAGGACCGGGTCATCTGCTCCCTATACGGGTCAATCGGCAGCCGGTGGTCGATTATCGCGTCCAAGCTCCCCGGCCGCACGGACAACGACGTCAAGAACTACTGGAACACCAAGCTCAAGAAGAAGGCCGTCGCCATGGGGATGCAGCATGCCACCGGAGGATCAGCCTTCTCCGCTCCCCATAGCCAGTGCGCGctctcgccggcggcctcgggctcctcctcgtcgaccGTCGACACCACAAGCTCCAGCGCCGGCGGGGACATCTTCTTCGCTGCCGCCATGGATCagcagccatggccgccgcagGGGCTTCTCACACACTTCCACGCGCAGAGCGAGCCCCCGGCGCCCGTGCTGCCGTCGCCGGACACCGTGGCGCTGGATGTCGTCTCTGGCGCCGCTGGCGACTGGGCGCATGGGCCCATGGACAACGTCGACGTGTTCCTGCCCGAGCTCGGTGGCACCGGCGAGCAGTCTTTGCTGTTCCCTTATGGCGAACTGCTGTTCAGTGgactgctgctgcaggccgATCAGGACCAGTGCAAGGCTGCCGCTGTCGGCGTTGGTGGCGGCGTGGAGCACTTGTCGGCCTCGACGTGCAGCTACTTCTTCCCCAACAGCAACATGGCTGAGATCACGTATAATtga
- the LOC100834908 gene encoding probable histone chaperone ASF1A, with protein MSAVNITNVAVLDNPTAFLNPFRFEISYECLVPLDDDLEWKLTYVGSAEDETYDQQLESVLVGPVNVGTYRFVLQADPPDPSKIREEDIIGVTVLLLTCSYVGQEFMRVGYYVNNDYDDEQLREEPPAKLLLDRVQRNILADKPRVTKFPINFHPEPGTSAEQQPQQQEPQAASPEPQASSLENHTVEESKPSTDAVV; from the exons atgAGCGCGGTGAACATAACGAACGTGGCGGTGCTGGACAACCCCACCGCCTTCCTCAACCCCTTCCGGTTCGAGATCTCCTACGAGTGCCTCGTCCCCCTCGACGACG ATCTGGAGTGGAAACTCACATATGTTGGATCAGCTGAAGATGAAACCTATGATCAGCAGCTTGAGAGTGTACTTGTTGGACCTGTCAATGTTGGGACCTACCGTTTCGTACTCCAG GCTGACCCACCAGACCCTTCAAAAATCCGTGAAGAAGACATCATTGGCGTCACAGTGCTGCTATTGACATGCTCCTACGTGGGACAAGAGTTCATGAGAGTGGGTTACTATGTTAACAACGATTACGACGATGAGCAGCTGAGAGAAGAGCCTCCAGCAAAGCTGCTACTTGACCGGGTGCAGAGGAACATTTTGGCTGACAAGCCCCGCGTCACCAAGTTCCCAATCAACTTCCACCCTGAACCCGGCACAAGCGCAGAACAGCAGCCACAGCAGCAGGAACCACAGGCTGCTTCGCCAGAACCACAGGCGTCCTCTCTAGAGAACCACACAGTCGAAGAAAGTAAGCCCAGTACCGACGCTGTCGTATGA
- the LOC100833175 gene encoding uncharacterized protein LOC100833175, with the protein MSKKGGRKKTAAAGAGDELSRFLQPHLQTISDTLQLMADAAPSGLERTEWSEVVQLGDLVYRQATVAGMVWSGDLPDVETLKENIVAYFNVLQGFLLACHGSTVGAGPTLHKYISSFAKSVVDSSISLFKLAVSAYESGKPDRKTIIPPVTGTVWEACLALKKVPTTNCTAIGRAMTQICLCLKDILREMKELPIGDSGDITAEKSSNGDVDISSDKDESSSDLEVDDEFSEEEIAIAKMITAVTSDSLVVVKEAIRFITSLLKSSGNQRDASEDKVESMENLLSCCREIAEQINDLGASVYTQETSEMKSAIKGLYNGINGMRKEIGDLGGSPENIFAAFGGFEKSLGALEEKIDEDVVNEMENLTICRS; encoded by the exons ATGTCGAagaaaggaggaagaaagaaaacagcGGCCGCCGGTGCTGGGGACGAGCTGTCCCGCTTCCTGCAGCCGCACCTCCAGACTATCTCGGACACCCTCCAG TTGATGGCGGACGCGGCTCCCTCGGGATTGGAGCGGACGGAGTGGTCGGAGGTCGTCCAGCTCGGCGACCTGGTTTACAGGCAGGCCACTGTCG CTGGGATGGTCTGGAGTGGAGACTTGCCTGATGTAGAAACACTGAAGGAGAACATTGTTGCTTATTTCAACGTCTTACAGGGTTTCCTTTTGGCTTGCCATGGAAGCACAGTTGGTGCTGGTCCTACTCTCCACAAGTATATCTCTAGTTTTGCGAAGAGCGTGGTAGATTCCAGCATCTCATTGTTCAAGCTAGCTGTCTCTGCTTACG AATCTGGCAAGCCTGATCGAAAAACAATTATACCTCCGGTGACAGGAACTGTATGGGAAGCGTGTCTTGCTCTTAAAAAGGTTCCTACGACCAACTGTACTGCCATAGGGCGAGCTATGACCCAGATATGCTTATGTTTGAAGGATATTCTCCGGGAGATGAAAGAGCTACCAATCGGTGATTCTGGTGATATCACAGCTGAAAAATCATCTAATGGAGATGTTGACATCAGTTCGGACAAAGATGAATCGTCATCTGATCTCGAGGTAGATGATGAATTCTCTGAGGAGGAGATTGCCATTGCCAAGATGATTACCGCAGTGACATCAGATTCGCTGGTTGTGGTGAAAGAGGCAATTCGTTTCATTACCAGTTTGCTCAAGAGCTCTGGTAACCAACGTGATGCTAGTGAGGATAAGGTTGAGTCGATGGAAAATTTGCTGAGCTGTTGCAGGGAGATTGCTGAGCAGATTAACGATCTTGGGGCTTCCGTGTATACGCAAGAGACATCCGAAATGAAGTCCGCCATAAAAGGACTATACAATGGTATCAATGGGATGCGCAAGGAAATAGGGGACCTCGGTGGCTCTCCTGAGAATATCTTTGCAGCCTTTGGAGGATTTGAGAAGTCGCTGGGAGCTCTCGAGGAAAAGATTGATGAGGATGTAGTAAACGAAATGGAAAACCTTACCATCTGCCGGTCATGA
- the LOC100834104 gene encoding uncharacterized protein LOC100834104 — protein sequence MASSLLRSGHRFLLRHHGRLPAPAAFSTAAAEEIIDVRKLPTNYDPATFDPSAPPSRAPPSDRVWRLVEDVSALTLAEAAELSSLLLRRLDIPSAPPIAILNSAAGLGGGSGGGATAAGPAGDKAAAAAEKTVFELRLEGFDAASKIKVIKEIRTFTDLGLKEAKELVEKAPAVIKGGLAKEEAQAIVERMKAIGAKVVMD from the coding sequence ATGgcttcctccctcctccgctccggccaccgcttcctcctccgccaccacgGCCGCCTCCCGGCGCCTGCAGCCTtctccaccgccgcagccgagGAGATCATCGACGTCCGCAAGCTCCCCACCAACTACGACCCCGCCACCTTCGACCCCTCCGCCCCGCCGTCCCGCGCCCCTCCCTCCGACCGCGTCTGGCGCCTCGTCGAGGACGTCTCCGCCCTCACCCTCGCAGAGGCCGCCGagctctcctccctcctcctccgccgcctcgacaTCCCCTCCGCCCCGCCCATCGCCATCCTCAACTCCGCCGcgggcctcggcggcggcagtggcggcggcgctacgGCCGCTGGCCCGGCCGGCGAtaaggcggcggccgcggccgagAAGACGGTGTTCGAGCTGCGGCTGGAGGGCTTCGACGCGGCGAGCAAGATCAAGGTGATCAAGGAGATCCGGACGTTCACGGACCTTGGGCTCAAGGAGGCCAAGGAGCTGGTGGAGAAGGCGCCCGCGGTCATCAAGGGCGGCTTGGCCAAGGAGGAAGCCCAGGCGATCGTCGAGCGGATGAAGGCCATTGGCGCCAAGGTCGTCATGGACTGA
- the LOC100833489 gene encoding CDP-diacylglycerol--serine O-phosphatidyltransferase 2 isoform X3 — protein MEPPPKQRAARHGDERRRPSLAAAAAADDAVSAAAEEYDPWTAWLYKPRTISVLLVGACLLIWASGALDPEGASSHTSVTSVKRGVWAMIAVFLAYCTLQAPSTILIRPHPAVWRLVHGLAVVYLVALTFLLFQNRDDARQFMKHLYPDLGVELPERSYGADCRLYVPENPKNKFINIYDTLFDEFVVAHVLGWWGKAVMIRNQSLLWVLSIGFELMELTFRHMLPNFNECWWDSIILDILICNWFGIWAGMHTVRYFDGKTYEWVGLSRQPSIMGEKIIEPVHSGTVGQGSMAALHGAATVRPSAVPLRRFHDGGAQHIFPQILPLDPSKESLGCVQIDPLVADCYSDHPRVQLLLARQETSEEGWCLLLALCSHMHSGASYLYEVWAWTVP, from the exons AtggagccgccgccgaagcAGAGGGCGGCGAGGCACGGCGACGAGAGGAGGCGGCCttcgctggcggcggcggcggcggcggatgacGCCgtttccgccgccgctgaggaGTACGACCCCTGGACGGCCTGGCTCTACAAGCCGCGCACCATCTCCGTGCTCCTCGTCGGCGCCTGCCTTCTCAT CTGGGCAAGTGGAGCTCTAGATCCAGAGGGCGCTTCCTCTCACACCAGCGTGACATCTGTTAAGAG GGGTGTCTGGGCTATGATTGCGGTCTTCCTTGCCTACTGCACACTCCAAGCACCATCAAC GATACTTATTAGGCCCCATCCTGCTGTTTGGCGTCTGGTGCATGGGCTGGCGGTTGTTTACCTTGTTGCTCTtacatttcttcttttccag AACCGTGACGATGCTCGGCAGTTCATGAAACACCTTTACCCTGATCTTGGAGTCG AATTACCGGAGAGATCCTATGGAGCTGATTGCCGTCTGTATGTTCCAGAAAACCCTAAAAACAAGTTCATAAATATTTAT GACACATTGTTTGATGAATTTGTTGTGGCCCATGTCTTGGGTTGGTGGGGAAAGGCTGTAATGATACGAAACCAATCCCTCCTATGGGTCTTGTCAATTGGCTTTGAGCTAATGGAG CTTACGTTCCGACATATGTTGCCAAACTTTAATGAGTGTTGGTGGGATAGTATTATCTTGGACATCTTGATCTGCAATTGGTTTG GTATTTGGGCGGGAATGCACACGGTCCGTTACTTTGATGGTAAAACGTATGAATGGGTTGGACTGAGCCGACAGCCCAGCATCATGG GTGAAAAGATCATTGAGCCAGTTCACTCCGGCACAGTGGGACAAGGATCAATGGCAGCCCTTCATGGGGCCGCTACGGTTCGTCCAAGTGCTGTTCCTCTGCGTCGTTTTCATGATGGTGGAGCTCAACACATTTTTCCTCAAATTCTGCCTCTGGATCCCTCCAAGGAATCCCTTGGTTGTGTACAGATTGATCCTTTGGTGGCTGATTGCTATTCCGACCATCCGCGAGTACAACTCCTACTTGCAAGACAG GAAACCAGTGAAGAAGGTTGGTGCCTTCTGCTGGCTCTCTGTAGCCATATGCATAGTGGAGCTTCTTATCTGTATGAAGTTTGGGCATG GACTGTTCCATGA
- the LOC100835218 gene encoding syntaxin-71: MTVIDILTRVDAICQKYDKYDVDKLNGANVAGEDPFARLYGSVDAEISQCVEKAELAKQEKNRAAVVALNAEIRRTKAKLLEEDLPKLQRLALKKVKGLTREELATRTDLVTALPDRIQSIPDGSATATKKNGTWGGASGSRTGGGIKFDSTSDGNFDDEYFKGTEESNKFRQEYEMRRMKQDEGLDVIGEGLATLKNMASDMNEELDRQVPLMDEMDDKVDRANADLKNTNVRLKQTILQMRSSRNFCIDIILLCVILGIAAYLYNVLKK; this comes from the exons ATGACGGTGATCGACATCCTGACCCGGGTGGACGCCATCTGCCAGAAGTACGACAAGTACGACGTCGACAAGCTCAACGGCGCCAACGTCGCCGGCGAGGACCCCTTCGCGCGCCTCTACGGATCCGTCGACGCCGAAATCTCCCAGTGCGTCGAG AAAGCGGAGTTGGCGAAGCAGGAGAAGAACCGGGCCGCCGTGGTCGCGCTGAACGCCGAGATCCGCCGCACCAAGGCCAAGCTCCTCGAGGAGGACCTGCCCAAGCTGCAGCGCCTCGCGCTGAAGAAG GTCAAAGGGCTCACAAGAGAGGAACTTGCGACCCGTACGGATCTTGTTACCGCCTTACCTGACAGAATACAATCAATTCCAGACGGCAGTGCTACTgcgacaaagaaaaatggaactTGGGGAGGAGCCTCTGGGTCCCGTACCGGTGGAGGCATTAAGTTTGACTCTACTTCTG ATGGAAACTTTGACGATGAGTACTTTAAGGGAACAGAAGAATCAAATAAGTTCCGCCAGGAATATGAGATGCGTAGAATGAAACAG GATGAAGGTTTGGATGTTATTGGTGAAGGGCTAGCGACTCTGAAAAACATGGCATCTGATATGAATGAG GAATTGGATAGGCAAGTTCCTTTGATGGATGAAATGGACGACAAG GTGGATAGAGCAAATGCAGACCTGAAGAATACTAACGTGAGACTAAAGCAGACTATTCTCCAG ATGAGATCCAGCCGCAACTTCTGCATCGACATTATCCTGCTCTGTGTCATACTTGGTATTGCTGCCTACCTTTACAA TGTGCTGAAAAAATGA
- the LOC100833489 gene encoding CDP-diacylglycerol--serine O-phosphatidyltransferase 2 isoform X2, protein MEPPPKQRAARHGDERRRPSLAAAAAADDAVSAAAEEYDPWTAWLYKPRTISVLLVGACLLIWASGALDPEGASSHTSVTSVKRGVWAMIAVFLAYCTLQAPSTILIRPHPAVWRLVHGLAVVYLVALTFLLFQNRDDARQFMKHLYPDLGVELPERSYGADCRLYVPENPKNKFINIYDTLFDEFVVAHVLGWWGKAVMIRNQSLLWVLSIGFELMELTFRHMLPNFNECWWDSIILDILICNWFGIWAGMHTVRYFDGKTYEWVGLSRQPSIMGKVKRSLSQFTPAQWDKDQWQPFMGPLRFVQVLFLCVVFMMVELNTFFLKFCLWIPPRNPLVVYRLILWWLIAIPTIREYNSYLQDRKPVKKVGAFCWLSVAICIVELLICMKFGHGLFHDQMPTWLVIFWSSAGIALVIFLLAWSWRNHQKFRRKML, encoded by the exons AtggagccgccgccgaagcAGAGGGCGGCGAGGCACGGCGACGAGAGGAGGCGGCCttcgctggcggcggcggcggcggcggatgacGCCgtttccgccgccgctgaggaGTACGACCCCTGGACGGCCTGGCTCTACAAGCCGCGCACCATCTCCGTGCTCCTCGTCGGCGCCTGCCTTCTCAT CTGGGCAAGTGGAGCTCTAGATCCAGAGGGCGCTTCCTCTCACACCAGCGTGACATCTGTTAAGAG GGGTGTCTGGGCTATGATTGCGGTCTTCCTTGCCTACTGCACACTCCAAGCACCATCAAC GATACTTATTAGGCCCCATCCTGCTGTTTGGCGTCTGGTGCATGGGCTGGCGGTTGTTTACCTTGTTGCTCTtacatttcttcttttccag AACCGTGACGATGCTCGGCAGTTCATGAAACACCTTTACCCTGATCTTGGAGTCG AATTACCGGAGAGATCCTATGGAGCTGATTGCCGTCTGTATGTTCCAGAAAACCCTAAAAACAAGTTCATAAATATTTAT GACACATTGTTTGATGAATTTGTTGTGGCCCATGTCTTGGGTTGGTGGGGAAAGGCTGTAATGATACGAAACCAATCCCTCCTATGGGTCTTGTCAATTGGCTTTGAGCTAATGGAG CTTACGTTCCGACATATGTTGCCAAACTTTAATGAGTGTTGGTGGGATAGTATTATCTTGGACATCTTGATCTGCAATTGGTTTG GTATTTGGGCGGGAATGCACACGGTCCGTTACTTTGATGGTAAAACGTATGAATGGGTTGGACTGAGCCGACAGCCCAGCATCATGGGTAAG GTGAAAAGATCATTGAGCCAGTTCACTCCGGCACAGTGGGACAAGGATCAATGGCAGCCCTTCATGGGGCCGCTACGGTTCGTCCAAGTGCTGTTCCTCTGCGTCGTTTTCATGATGGTGGAGCTCAACACATTTTTCCTCAAATTCTGCCTCTGGATCCCTCCAAGGAATCCCTTGGTTGTGTACAGATTGATCCTTTGGTGGCTGATTGCTATTCCGACCATCCGCGAGTACAACTCCTACTTGCAAGACAG GAAACCAGTGAAGAAGGTTGGTGCCTTCTGCTGGCTCTCTGTAGCCATATGCATAGTGGAGCTTCTTATCTGTATGAAGTTTGGGCATG GACTGTTCCATGATCAAATGCCTACTTGGCTTGTCATTTTCTGGAGCTCAGCCGGGATAGCCCTCGTGATTTTCTTGCTTGCTTGGTCATGGAGGAACCACCAGAAATTCCGGAGAAAGATGCTCTAA